In Dermacentor andersoni chromosome 4, qqDerAnde1_hic_scaffold, whole genome shotgun sequence, the following proteins share a genomic window:
- the LOC126537703 gene encoding uncharacterized protein isoform X2, with the protein MGSLLMVIGNLGFFIVVAQGGSADNITRQAKPANVSTSTSFAAATLAQQGGSTDNATLQAKPANVSTSTRLPAATLAQQTATTTVNITANALAFIQELNRTWHDIISWGITPHYAYWTGQHNLSGEHPIHAHAGEFNCSKILYDYSDADVKLARLVWYIPQKICSPVKIKVNVTLPLYTKKGFKEKNITLNFNNRKIIVRRSPRRKKVRTEGLDKVIEMCPFTVNVTFHGWFAYETADPESGNRFYSVGVGVLHDKPKGLIRQKHNRLSYLIRGWFKRITYWKNGDT; encoded by the exons ATAGTCGTCGCCCAAG GTGGATCCGCTGATAATATTACGCGTCAAGCAAAACCTGCCAACGTTTCGACTTCGACAAGCTTTGCGGCAGCCACCTTAGCCCAACAAG GTGGATCCACTGACAATGCTACGCTGCAAGCAAAACCTGCCAATGTTTCGACTTCGACACGTTTGCCTGCAGCCACCTTAGCCCAACAAA CTGCCACTACTACTGTGAATATAACGGCGAACGCACTCGCATTCATTCAAGAATTGAATCGGACATGGCACGACATCATAAGTTGGGGTATAACTCCCCATTACGCCTACTGGACTGGCCAGCACAACTTGTCTGGAGA GCACCCAATTCATGCGCATGCTGGAGAATTCAACTGCAGCAAGATATTGTATGACTACAGCGATGCCGATGTCAAGCTGGCTCGACTCGTCTGGTACATCCCCCAGAAGATATGCAGCCCTGTTAAAATCAAAGTCAACGTTACACTCCCCCTGTACACAAAGAAAGGATTTAAAGAGAAAAACATTACGTTGAATTTCAATAATAGGAAAATAATAGTAAGAAGGTCACCACGGCGCAAGAAAGTACGAACTGAAGGCCTTGACAAAGTTATTGAG ATGTGTCCATTCACCGTGAACGTAACCTTCCACGGATGGTTTGCGTACGAGACGGCTGACCCTGAGTCTGGAAATCGCTTCTATTCAGTTGGCGTCGGCGTCCTACACGACAAGCCAAAAGGACTCATCAGACAAAAACACAACCGATTGTCCTACCTTATACGAGGATGGTTTAAGCGTATAACATATTGGAAAAACGGGGACACATGA
- the LOC126537703 gene encoding uncharacterized protein isoform X1 — protein MRSDSPLLSAVGGLIKMGSLLMVIGNLGFFIVVAQGGSADNITRQAKPANVSTSTSFAAATLAQQGGSTDNATLQAKPANVSTSTRLPAATLAQQTATTTVNITANALAFIQELNRTWHDIISWGITPHYAYWTGQHNLSGEHPIHAHAGEFNCSKILYDYSDADVKLARLVWYIPQKICSPVKIKVNVTLPLYTKKGFKEKNITLNFNNRKIIVRRSPRRKKVRTEGLDKVIEMCPFTVNVTFHGWFAYETADPESGNRFYSVGVGVLHDKPKGLIRQKHNRLSYLIRGWFKRITYWKNGDT, from the exons ATAGTCGTCGCCCAAG GTGGATCCGCTGATAATATTACGCGTCAAGCAAAACCTGCCAACGTTTCGACTTCGACAAGCTTTGCGGCAGCCACCTTAGCCCAACAAG GTGGATCCACTGACAATGCTACGCTGCAAGCAAAACCTGCCAATGTTTCGACTTCGACACGTTTGCCTGCAGCCACCTTAGCCCAACAAA CTGCCACTACTACTGTGAATATAACGGCGAACGCACTCGCATTCATTCAAGAATTGAATCGGACATGGCACGACATCATAAGTTGGGGTATAACTCCCCATTACGCCTACTGGACTGGCCAGCACAACTTGTCTGGAGA GCACCCAATTCATGCGCATGCTGGAGAATTCAACTGCAGCAAGATATTGTATGACTACAGCGATGCCGATGTCAAGCTGGCTCGACTCGTCTGGTACATCCCCCAGAAGATATGCAGCCCTGTTAAAATCAAAGTCAACGTTACACTCCCCCTGTACACAAAGAAAGGATTTAAAGAGAAAAACATTACGTTGAATTTCAATAATAGGAAAATAATAGTAAGAAGGTCACCACGGCGCAAGAAAGTACGAACTGAAGGCCTTGACAAAGTTATTGAG ATGTGTCCATTCACCGTGAACGTAACCTTCCACGGATGGTTTGCGTACGAGACGGCTGACCCTGAGTCTGGAAATCGCTTCTATTCAGTTGGCGTCGGCGTCCTACACGACAAGCCAAAAGGACTCATCAGACAAAAACACAACCGATTGTCCTACCTTATACGAGGATGGTTTAAGCGTATAACATATTGGAAAAACGGGGACACATGA